ACATGGGCATATGCATAAATGGCAACTTAGCTCCAGTAAACATCTCTGTGGGTTCCTGGAATATTGTGAATAGAAACCCGCTATCTCTGGATAATAAAAATAAGCTATTCAGAAATACTCCCCATATTACTGCTAGTATACATAGTAATATGATACTAAAAATGGCAGATAATATATTTACATTAAGAAAGTCTCTGTAAAAGGCAATCATACCTACCGAGAAAATAATAAACATCCACACACTTCCAAATAATGAAGCTATGCTATTACCAATTAACATTCCCATCCTATTAGACGGAGACATATATATCAATTCCAATGTACCTGACATTCTGAGCAGATAACTGGATTGCCACGCAGATTGTATAAGAGTATAAAAAAACCTCATGGCAACAAATCCAATCAAGAGATACAAATATATTTCTCCATCATGTTGAAGACCTATTTTCCTAAGTAATACAGTATTATTAAATGGTTTATAAGAATAATAGATATTAATAAATCCTATAACCGGCCATATAAACAAAGATAAGTATATACTTTTATTAAAAAAATAATTTTTATGTTGAGCAATAACATTAGCCCATACCAATCTAACAAAATTCATCATATCACTTCCTTATTTTCTATGGAAACCTCTTTTGCCATCATAAGTAGAACATCCTCCAGGTTACCATCTTCAGTTGTTGACATCTTAGTTATATCCTCGACTGAACCTTCTTTGAGAAGTTTTCCTTCATTTAATATGTATATATATCTACATAATTCTTCTACTTCCTTCATGTAATGAGTTGTTAATAATATTCCTTTGTCCTGTTTCTTAACCAATTCTAGAAAGAACTCTCTCATTTCTTTTGCTATTTGAATATCAAGTCCTAAGGTAGGCTCATCCAGGAAAATGTAGTCTGGATCATTAATCAGTCCTCTTGCTATCTGTAATCGTTGTTTCATACCTTTTGAAAATTTCTCCACTGGTATATTTTTCTTATCTTGTAATCCTACAAGTTCTAATAGATAATCTATTCTTTCATTTAGATATTTTCCATGTAACCCATACATACTGCCAAAATATTTAAGATTCTCTTTAGCAGTAAGACGCCAATATATCATCCTCTCTCCACCTGCTATCATATTTACTTTACTTTTGATTATTTTTTCATTTTTCTTGATATCCATTCCATCATATATAATATCTCCTCTTGTTGGTTCAAGCAGTGTAGAAAGCATCTTGACCGTTGTAGTTTTTCCCGCACCATTAATACCCAATAGACCTGTTATTTCACCTTTTTTTATATTAATACTTAGATTATCAACTGCTTTCAAGTAATTTTTATTGGTCTTAAAGAAACCTTTACTTTCTTTTGTTACATATGTCTTGCATAGTCCTCTAACTTCTATCATATATCTCATTCCTTTCGTTAATTATCTATAAATCATCCACCAATTTTTTCTAGAGCTATCTTTTCTACTTTCTTAAGAGTCAAAAATCCTATCATGCTATAAATAATACCTTGAAGAATTAAAGCTACAACAGAATCCATTTGTATCATTAGGCTTTCTCCTTTTAGTAATATCCCTCTAAATAGTTTTATAGAATGTGTTAAAGGTATAAGATATGATATTTTTGATACAAAACTTGGTAAATAAGTAATAGGAAAATTGATTCCACATATAAGAAACATAACTGTAAACAATGTATTCTGTGATATATACGTATCTCTTGTATATAGCATAAGATTTGCCAATAATAGCGAAAGCCCAAGAAATGCTATCAAAGATATTGATAAAACTATTATGAATGAAAGCAAATCAAAATACGCAAATTTTACTTTAAACACTATCAATATTGGTATTGCAAAAACTAATTCTCCAAAAGTATGTATTGTTTGTGCTACCATGTAAGCCAAAAAATATAGACCTCTATTATATGGTGCCAACATTACGCTTTCCAAAGTACCTATTCTTTTCTCAGTAATAAGACTCCTACTGACATTGAGTAAAGTGCTAACTGTAAAAGAATATACCAATACCCCTACTAAAATATATCCCATATAATTACTAGTCCCTGCTTCACCTATAAAAGAGCTATTAACTTCTCCCTCGAAGATATATTCATACAGAATATACGAGTATAATAGAGTATAGGTTATAGTTAATATGCTTGATATAAAAAAACTTCTTGGATAGGCACGATACAATGTAATAAAATATTTGTACACATTAGCTTTAAAAACATAGATATTCATTGTATTAACTTTCCTCCTTTTTATTTTGATTAACTATTTATTTAATCAAATGGTATTGCTTCTCTAAGCTGAGTTATTATAGCAGGAAATTAATACATGTCAACTACTAATCAAGTAAAATTTAATATTCTATATGAAACTTCTATACTTTTAGCTAAAATTAGATTTTAGGATAAAAAAAAGACGCCTATGGCATCCTTAACTTTCAAAAGTCTCTACGACTTCTTTTAATTTTTCTCTTATATCCAAGTGTTGTGGACATTTTTCTTCGCATTGTCCGCATTCAATACACATACTAGCTTTATTTTCGTTCTTTAGATCCTTGGTATACTCTTTTTTAGCAGTATCAAAATCAAACATTGACGATTCATTATACAATTCAAAACAGGCTGGAATATCAACACCTTTTGGACATGGCATACAATAGGCGCAATTAGTACATCTTACTTTAATCTTACTAGCATATACTAATTTGACTTCATCAATCAATTCTTTTTCCCTATTTGTCAATGAATCAG
The window above is part of the Vallitalea guaymasensis genome. Proteins encoded here:
- a CDS encoding ABC transporter permease: MNFVRLVWANVIAQHKNYFFNKSIYLSLFIWPVIGFINIYYSYKPFNNTVLLRKIGLQHDGEIYLYLLIGFVAMRFFYTLIQSAWQSSYLLRMSGTLELIYMSPSNRMGMLIGNSIASLFGSVWMFIIFSVGMIAFYRDFLNVNILSAIFSIILLCILAVIWGVFLNSLFLLSRDSGFLFTIFQEPTEMFTGAKLPFMHMPMWAKAIGYLFPLTYVIIVLRKSLMYNTGISNLLQEYVICILIGVILMIVSYLMMRAGEKNAIKNGTATLF
- a CDS encoding ABC transporter ATP-binding protein → MIEVRGLCKTYVTKESKGFFKTNKNYLKAVDNLSINIKKGEITGLLGINGAGKTTTVKMLSTLLEPTRGDIIYDGMDIKKNEKIIKSKVNMIAGGERMIYWRLTAKENLKYFGSMYGLHGKYLNERIDYLLELVGLQDKKNIPVEKFSKGMKQRLQIARGLINDPDYIFLDEPTLGLDIQIAKEMREFFLELVKKQDKGILLTTHYMKEVEELCRYIYILNEGKLLKEGSVEDITKMSTTEDGNLEDVLLMMAKEVSIENKEVI
- a CDS encoding ABC transporter permease, with translation MNIYVFKANVYKYFITLYRAYPRSFFISSILTITYTLLYSYILYEYIFEGEVNSSFIGEAGTSNYMGYILVGVLVYSFTVSTLLNVSRSLITEKRIGTLESVMLAPYNRGLYFLAYMVAQTIHTFGELVFAIPILIVFKVKFAYFDLLSFIIVLSISLIAFLGLSLLLANLMLYTRDTYISQNTLFTVMFLICGINFPITYLPSFVSKISYLIPLTHSIKLFRGILLKGESLMIQMDSVVALILQGIIYSMIGFLTLKKVEKIALEKIGG